A genomic segment from Streptomyces sp. NBC_01233 encodes:
- a CDS encoding AIM24 family protein — MQSALFAHAEAQSQDRYAIQNPQLLRVSLTGSDDVLARKGAMVAYQGLIDFDGEYQSTSQRGARRRTGEGLDLMRCSGQGTVYLANLAQYVHVVDVDQEGLTVDSSYVLALDSTLHTEVIAVDSQYGISGSGKYQLNITGRGKVALMTSGQPLMMNVTPDKYVNVDADAIVAWSTSLRVQMQAQTHSSGVWRRRGNTGEGWELSFLGTGFALVQPSEVLPPQNAQLGQGVAAQFGMGQHGSHAQNQNNAWN; from the coding sequence ATGCAGAGCGCACTTTTCGCCCACGCCGAGGCCCAGTCCCAGGACCGGTACGCCATCCAGAACCCGCAGCTCCTGCGGGTCTCGCTGACCGGCTCCGACGACGTACTCGCCCGCAAGGGCGCGATGGTCGCCTACCAGGGCCTCATCGACTTCGACGGCGAGTACCAGAGCACCAGCCAGCGGGGCGCCCGCCGCCGCACCGGCGAGGGCCTGGACCTCATGCGCTGCTCCGGGCAGGGCACGGTCTACCTGGCCAACCTGGCCCAGTACGTGCACGTCGTGGACGTGGACCAGGAAGGCCTCACGGTCGACAGCAGTTACGTCCTGGCCCTGGACTCCACGCTGCACACCGAGGTCATCGCGGTGGACAGCCAGTACGGAATCTCTGGTTCCGGCAAGTACCAGCTCAACATCACCGGCCGCGGCAAGGTCGCGCTGATGACCTCCGGGCAGCCGCTGATGATGAACGTCACGCCCGACAAGTACGTCAATGTCGACGCGGACGCGATCGTCGCATGGTCGACCTCGCTCCGGGTGCAGATGCAGGCCCAGACGCACTCCAGCGGAGTCTGGCGGCGGCGCGGCAACACCGGCGAGGGCTGGGAGCTCAGCTTCCTCGGCACCGGCTTCGCGCTGGTGCAGCCCAGCGAGGTGCTGCCGCCGCAGAACGCCCAGCTCGGCCAGGGCGTCGCGGCGCAGTTCGGCATGGGCCAGCACGGCTCCCACGCCCAGAACCAGAACAACGCCTGGAACTGA
- a CDS encoding NUDIX hydrolase, with translation MSLYDDAVLVLKGYEGQPELRDVYLEHLAAHPDGMYKPCTAGHITGSALVIDPVGERVLLTLHKKLGVWLQMGGHCEPGDDTLEAAALREAREESGIASGLSLLPGGPVRLDRHPIPAPCHWHLDVQYAALAPAGAVAEISEESLDLRWFPYEEVAAVADTSVVRLLEATLARLGG, from the coding sequence GTGAGCCTGTACGACGACGCGGTCCTCGTCCTGAAGGGCTACGAGGGCCAGCCCGAGCTGCGTGACGTCTATCTGGAGCACCTGGCCGCCCATCCGGACGGGATGTACAAGCCGTGCACGGCCGGGCACATCACCGGCAGCGCGCTGGTGATCGACCCGGTCGGGGAGCGCGTACTGCTGACCCTGCACAAGAAGCTGGGCGTGTGGCTGCAGATGGGCGGCCACTGCGAGCCCGGCGACGACACGCTCGAGGCGGCGGCGCTGCGCGAGGCCCGCGAGGAGTCGGGCATCGCGTCCGGGCTGAGCCTGCTGCCCGGCGGCCCGGTCCGCCTGGACCGGCATCCGATCCCGGCGCCGTGCCACTGGCACCTGGACGTGCAGTACGCGGCGCTGGCTCCGGCCGGCGCGGTGGCGGAGATCAGCGAGGAGTCGCTGGACCTGCGCTGGTTCCCGTACGAGGAGGTGGCGGCGGTGGCCGACACCTCGGTGGTACGGCTGCTGGAGGCGACCTTGGCGCGGCTCGGGGGCTGA
- a CDS encoding zinc-dependent metalloprotease gives MSDTPFGFGLPPEEPENGDEGKKKGSQGGQGGPNPFGFPGMGLPGGAGGPGGADNPFAAMFGSMNPNDLGAAFQQLGQMLSYEGGPVNWDMAKDIARQTVAQGTTDGVKDTSVGIAEKSAVEEAVRLADHWLDGVTSLPSGATTSVAWSRAEWVEATLPVWKDLVDPVAERVGAAMGSVLPEEMQAMAGPLLGMMRSMGGAMFGQQIGQAVGTLAGEVVGSTDIGLPLGPAGKAALLPLNIEAFGKDLSVPSDEVRLYLALREAAHARLFAHVPWLRSHLFGTVEGYARGIKVDTSKLEDVVGQLDPSNPEQLQEALQGGMFQPQDTPEQKAALARLETALALVEGWVDAVVHEAAKPRLTSADAMRETMRRRRASGGPAEQTFATLIGLELRPRRLRDASRLWASLTDARGVDGRDGLWEHPDMLPTASDLDDPDGFVHREQLDFSEIDKMLGEAAEQRDQRDRRDEDGDEKK, from the coding sequence GTGAGCGACACCCCATTCGGATTCGGCCTTCCGCCGGAGGAGCCGGAGAACGGCGACGAGGGCAAGAAGAAGGGCAGTCAGGGCGGTCAGGGCGGCCCGAATCCGTTCGGGTTCCCGGGCATGGGCCTGCCGGGCGGCGCCGGCGGCCCCGGTGGCGCGGACAATCCGTTCGCCGCGATGTTCGGTTCGATGAACCCGAACGACCTCGGTGCGGCCTTCCAGCAGCTCGGCCAGATGCTGAGTTACGAGGGCGGTCCCGTGAACTGGGACATGGCCAAGGACATCGCGCGCCAGACCGTCGCGCAGGGCACGACGGACGGCGTGAAGGACACGAGCGTCGGCATCGCCGAGAAGTCGGCCGTCGAGGAGGCCGTGCGCCTCGCCGACCACTGGCTGGACGGCGTGACCTCGCTGCCCTCGGGCGCCACCACCTCCGTGGCGTGGAGCCGCGCCGAGTGGGTCGAGGCGACCCTTCCGGTGTGGAAGGACCTCGTGGACCCGGTCGCCGAGCGCGTCGGCGCGGCCATGGGCAGCGTCCTGCCCGAGGAGATGCAGGCCATGGCGGGCCCGCTGCTCGGGATGATGCGCTCCATGGGCGGGGCCATGTTCGGCCAGCAGATCGGCCAGGCCGTGGGCACGCTCGCGGGCGAGGTCGTCGGCTCGACCGACATCGGCCTGCCGCTGGGCCCGGCCGGCAAGGCCGCGCTGCTGCCGCTGAACATCGAGGCCTTCGGCAAGGACCTGAGCGTCCCCTCGGACGAGGTGCGGCTGTACCTGGCCCTGCGCGAGGCGGCGCACGCCCGGCTCTTCGCGCACGTGCCGTGGCTGCGCTCGCACCTGTTCGGCACGGTCGAGGGCTACGCCCGCGGCATCAAGGTCGACACCTCGAAGCTGGAGGACGTGGTCGGCCAGCTGGACCCCTCGAACCCGGAGCAGCTGCAGGAAGCGCTGCAGGGCGGCATGTTCCAGCCGCAGGACACCCCGGAGCAGAAGGCCGCCCTGGCCCGCTTGGAGACGGCGCTCGCGCTGGTCGAGGGCTGGGTCGACGCGGTGGTGCACGAGGCCGCCAAGCCGCGGCTGACCTCGGCGGACGCGATGCGCGAGACCATGCGCCGGCGGCGCGCCTCGGGCGGCCCGGCGGAGCAGACCTTCGCGACGCTGATCGGCCTGGAGCTGCGTCCGCGCCGGCTGCGCGACGCCTCCCGGCTGTGGGCCTCCCTTACGGACGCGCGGGGTGTGGACGGCCGCGACGGGCTGTGGGAGCACCCGGACATGCTGCCGACGGCCTCCGACCTGGACGACCCGGACGGCTTCGTGCACCGGGAGCAGCTGGACTTCTCCGAGATCGACAAGATGCTCGGCGAGGCCGCCGAGCAGCGCGACCAGCGTGACCGGCGCGACGAGGACGGTGACGAGAAGAAGTGA
- a CDS encoding SDR family oxidoreductase, with translation MSSPDPQFRAMNDDEDRPDHGDSAQGVRQPRNPAVRGPVIAVTGAASGVGAALVSRLAASDEVKQVVAIDERRGDCAAAQWHILDVRDPAIAEKLRGADVVVHLALDLDLETDPAARTAYNVRGTQTVLTAAAAAGVHRVVLCTSAMVYGALPDNDIPLSEDSELRATAEATGVGDLLEIERLGRRAPRAHPGLNVTVIRPAVLVGGTDTALTRYFESPRLLVVAGSRPKWQFCHVEDLVSALEYAALEKVEGELAVGCEGWLEQEEVEELSGIRRMELPSAVALGAAARLHRIGLTPSPAGDLAYTMHPWVVSVSGLHAAGWRPRWTNEEVLAELLQEVSGRHTVAGRRLGRRDAATAAGAAGATVALLGAAAAVRLARKRRGI, from the coding sequence GTGAGTTCCCCAGATCCGCAGTTTCGCGCGATGAACGACGACGAAGACCGCCCTGACCACGGCGACAGCGCCCAGGGCGTTCGCCAGCCGCGAAACCCGGCCGTGCGAGGTCCCGTGATCGCCGTGACCGGCGCCGCGTCGGGGGTCGGCGCGGCCCTCGTGAGCCGGCTGGCCGCCTCCGACGAGGTCAAGCAGGTCGTCGCCATCGACGAGCGGCGGGGCGACTGCGCGGCCGCGCAGTGGCACATCCTGGACGTACGGGACCCCGCGATCGCCGAGAAGCTGCGCGGCGCGGACGTCGTCGTCCACCTCGCCCTCGACCTCGACCTGGAGACGGACCCCGCGGCCCGTACGGCGTACAACGTGCGCGGGACCCAGACCGTCCTCACCGCGGCCGCCGCGGCCGGCGTGCACCGGGTCGTGCTCTGCACCTCGGCGATGGTCTACGGGGCCCTGCCGGACAACGACATCCCGCTGTCGGAGGACTCCGAGCTGCGGGCGACCGCGGAGGCCACCGGCGTCGGCGACCTGCTGGAGATCGAGCGCCTCGGCCGCCGGGCCCCCCGCGCGCACCCGGGCCTGAACGTCACCGTGATCCGCCCGGCGGTCCTGGTCGGCGGCACCGACACCGCCCTGACGCGCTACTTCGAGTCCCCACGGCTGCTCGTGGTGGCGGGATCCCGCCCGAAGTGGCAGTTCTGCCACGTGGAGGACCTGGTCAGCGCCCTGGAGTACGCGGCCCTGGAAAAGGTCGAGGGCGAGCTGGCCGTGGGCTGCGAGGGGTGGCTGGAGCAGGAGGAGGTCGAGGAGCTGAGCGGCATCCGGCGCATGGAGCTCCCCTCGGCGGTCGCGCTGGGTGCGGCGGCCCGGCTGCACCGGATCGGCCTCACCCCGTCCCCGGCCGGGGACCTCGCGTACACGATGCACCCCTGGGTGGTCAGCGTCAGCGGGCTGCACGCGGCGGGGTGGCGGCCGCGCTGGACCAACGAGGAGGTGCTCGCCGAGCTCCTCCAGGAGGTCTCGGGGCGCCACACGGTCGCGGGCCGACGGCTGGGCCGCAGGGACGCCGCCACGGCCGCCGGTGCGGCGGGCGCGACGGTGGCCCTGCTGGGCGCGGCCGCGGCGGTCCGCCTGGCGCGCAAGCGGCGCGGGATCTGA